From Nocardioides sp. HDW12B, the proteins below share one genomic window:
- a CDS encoding sugar phosphate isomerase/epimerase family protein, whose protein sequence is MRPLGVNTWVWTSPLTDANAPELLHHVADLGFDAVELPLEDVGDLSPAVLRPLLDETALVPCVVGAMAPGRDLVAAPPERVRSTQDYLRACIDLAHGIGAAAVCGPFTASTGRVWRMGTLERETAYDELRTHLAPVVDHAAQAGVRIGIEPLNRYETSLVNTVAQGLSALGPLLDTHGGPGGAVGLALDTYHLNIEERSSADAVRAAGDHLVHVQVCGSDRGAPGGDQTDWPALLSALDEVGYDGPLVLESFTADNASIATAASIWRPLAPTQDDLARDGLAFLRHLSGSGAPTPGGSR, encoded by the coding sequence ATGCGACCGCTCGGCGTCAACACCTGGGTCTGGACCTCGCCGCTGACCGATGCGAACGCCCCCGAGCTGCTGCACCACGTGGCCGACCTGGGCTTCGACGCCGTCGAGCTGCCCCTGGAGGACGTCGGCGACCTGAGCCCCGCGGTCCTGCGCCCGCTGCTCGACGAGACCGCGCTGGTTCCCTGCGTGGTCGGGGCCATGGCGCCCGGGCGTGACCTCGTCGCCGCTCCCCCCGAGCGCGTGCGCAGCACCCAGGACTACCTGCGCGCGTGCATCGACCTCGCGCACGGGATCGGCGCCGCCGCCGTGTGCGGACCGTTCACCGCATCGACCGGCCGCGTCTGGCGCATGGGCACCCTCGAGCGGGAGACGGCATACGACGAGCTGCGGACCCACCTGGCACCCGTCGTCGACCACGCCGCCCAGGCCGGGGTGAGGATCGGCATCGAGCCGCTCAACCGCTACGAGACCTCGCTGGTCAACACCGTGGCCCAGGGGCTGAGCGCGCTCGGCCCGCTGCTCGACACCCACGGCGGTCCGGGCGGCGCCGTGGGCCTGGCCCTGGACACCTACCACCTCAACATCGAGGAGCGTTCCAGCGCCGACGCCGTCCGCGCCGCCGGCGACCACCTGGTCCACGTGCAGGTCTGCGGCTCCGACCGCGGCGCTCCCGGCGGCGACCAGACCGACTGGCCCGCCCTCCTCTCTGCGCTCGACGAGGTCGGCTACGACGGCCCCCTCGTGCTGGAGAGCTTCACCGCCGACAACGCATCCATCGCCACCGCCGCGTCGATCTGGCGACCCCTCGCTCCCACCCAGGACGACCTGGCCCGTGACGGCCTGGCGTTCCTGCGCCACCTGAGTGGCTCCGGAGCACCGACCCCCGGAGGTTCCCGATGA
- a CDS encoding substrate-binding domain-containing protein — protein MTRRTYRTAVTAAAAALVLTSCSTDESAPAAEEGSGESSSESSGSTEESGEDSKWFDQAVFDEQDEQRGATFEGDESEPWLQYIDGEMTDTAEFAADGPQKACFANASISNPWRQTGWITMNQQLEVLVEEGVISEMETRDAEDDDNTQIADIDYFIDEGNCDVFIISPNSTAALTPAVERACDTGKPVIVFDRGVETDCATTFIHPIGGYAWGIDTANFLSENLEEGDKVVALRILPGVDVLENRWAAADKIFSDNGIEAVDYFTGADPAEIKKIVSDELAKGDVQGVWMDAGDGAVAAIEAFEDAGADLPVMTGEDEMTFLRKWEETGLTGLAPVYSNFQWRTPLLAAQMIFAGEEVPAEWVLPQTPITEEERADFISANEGMPDGHYAKFGGEDLPGYPEVWQERQIP, from the coding sequence ATGACCAGACGCACGTACCGCACCGCCGTGACGGCCGCCGCTGCCGCCTTGGTCCTGACGTCCTGCTCGACCGACGAGTCGGCACCCGCCGCGGAGGAGGGGTCCGGGGAGTCGTCCTCGGAGTCCTCGGGCTCGACGGAGGAGTCGGGCGAGGACTCGAAGTGGTTCGACCAGGCCGTGTTCGACGAGCAGGACGAGCAGCGCGGCGCCACCTTCGAGGGCGACGAGTCCGAGCCGTGGCTGCAGTACATCGACGGCGAGATGACCGACACCGCGGAGTTCGCCGCCGACGGCCCCCAGAAGGCCTGCTTCGCCAACGCCTCGATCAGCAACCCGTGGCGCCAGACCGGCTGGATCACCATGAACCAGCAGCTCGAGGTGCTCGTCGAGGAGGGCGTCATCTCCGAGATGGAGACCCGTGACGCCGAGGACGACGACAACACGCAGATCGCCGACATCGACTACTTCATCGACGAGGGCAACTGCGACGTCTTCATCATCTCGCCGAACTCGACGGCCGCGCTGACCCCGGCGGTGGAGCGGGCGTGCGACACCGGCAAGCCCGTCATCGTCTTCGACCGCGGCGTCGAGACCGACTGCGCCACCACCTTCATCCACCCCATCGGCGGCTACGCCTGGGGCATCGACACCGCCAACTTCCTCTCCGAGAACCTCGAGGAGGGCGACAAGGTCGTCGCGCTGCGCATCCTGCCCGGCGTCGACGTGCTGGAGAACCGGTGGGCCGCTGCCGACAAGATCTTCTCCGACAACGGCATCGAGGCCGTGGACTACTTCACCGGCGCCGACCCGGCCGAGATCAAGAAGATCGTCTCCGACGAGCTGGCCAAGGGTGACGTGCAGGGAGTCTGGATGGACGCCGGCGACGGTGCCGTCGCCGCCATCGAGGCCTTCGAGGACGCCGGCGCCGACCTGCCGGTCATGACCGGCGAGGACGAGATGACCTTCCTGCGCAAGTGGGAGGAGACCGGGCTGACCGGGCTCGCCCCGGTGTACTCCAACTTCCAGTGGCGTACGCCGCTGCTCGCCGCGCAGATGATCTTCGCCGGCGAGGAGGTGCCGGCTGAGTGGGTGCTCCCGCAGACGCCGATCACCGAGGAGGAGCGGGCCGACTTCATCTCCGCCAACGAGGGCATGCCCGACGGCCACTACGCGAAGTTCGGTGGCGAGGACCTTCCCGGCTACCCGGAGGTCTGGCAGGAGCGTCAGATCCCCTGA
- a CDS encoding ABC transporter permease: protein MSQTVERPTGTATPSAGRSGRRSLDSTQLVWIAFVVVVLVGVVLAAISGDNFFRNGNIVSVLTLTSTLGFVAIGQTLVILGGSLDLSVPFVISLSSLVAGGIMAGQTGNVVPGVLAALAVSGLIGLANGLIVTRLHVHGFIATLGTGLIVSGFLASNYQGSSGSAPRSFQLWGISLIGPVPVSTLVMLACAGAAVLMLRRSRLGHQLYAVGGGREVARMSGVRTDRPLVAAHVLCSMLSGVAGLLLLSRTSVGSPTIGSQGSYDLMSIAAVVLGGTLLAGGRGSIVGTLGGVAIFAVLDNVMSVMEVNSFLRDVVRGLVIVVAVAVYARRAIPRRPTRFPLHASPLTGAPATTPSSQERA, encoded by the coding sequence ATGAGCCAGACCGTGGAGCGTCCCACGGGCACCGCGACCCCGAGCGCGGGCCGCTCGGGACGCCGCAGCCTCGACAGCACGCAGCTGGTGTGGATCGCCTTCGTGGTGGTCGTCCTCGTCGGAGTCGTGCTCGCCGCGATCTCGGGCGACAACTTCTTCCGCAACGGCAACATCGTCTCGGTCCTCACCCTGACCAGCACCCTCGGCTTCGTCGCGATCGGGCAGACCCTCGTCATCCTGGGCGGCAGCCTCGACCTGTCGGTGCCCTTCGTCATCAGCCTGTCCAGCCTCGTGGCCGGCGGCATCATGGCGGGCCAGACCGGCAACGTCGTTCCCGGCGTGCTCGCCGCGCTCGCGGTCAGCGGCCTGATCGGACTCGCCAACGGGCTCATCGTGACGCGCCTCCACGTCCACGGGTTCATCGCCACCCTCGGCACCGGGCTGATCGTCAGCGGCTTCCTCGCCTCCAACTACCAGGGCAGCTCCGGCTCCGCGCCCCGGTCGTTCCAGCTGTGGGGCATCAGCCTCATCGGTCCGGTCCCCGTCAGCACGCTGGTCATGCTGGCGTGCGCCGGTGCCGCGGTGCTGATGCTGCGGCGCAGCCGCCTCGGCCACCAGCTGTACGCCGTGGGCGGTGGCCGCGAGGTAGCCCGCATGTCCGGGGTGCGCACCGACCGGCCCCTCGTGGCGGCCCACGTGCTGTGCTCCATGCTCTCCGGCGTCGCGGGCCTGCTGCTGCTCTCGCGCACCAGCGTCGGCAGCCCGACCATCGGCAGCCAGGGCAGCTACGACCTCATGTCGATCGCCGCCGTCGTCCTCGGCGGCACGCTGCTCGCCGGTGGTCGCGGCTCCATCGTCGGCACCCTCGGCGGCGTCGCGATCTTCGCCGTGCTCGACAACGTCATGAGCGTCATGGAGGTCAACTCCTTCCTCCGCGACGTCGTGCGCGGGCTGGTCATCGTGGTCGCCGTCGCGGTCTACGCCCGCCGCGCCATCCCCCGCCGGCCCACGCGCTTCCCCCTGCACGCCTCCCCGTTGACCGGCGCACCCGCCACCACCCCGTCGAGCCAGGAGCGAGCATGA
- a CDS encoding sugar ABC transporter ATP-binding protein, whose protein sequence is MADRDAAHEPPANASALPAHGSGTGRGTGPVLRARGLTKSFLGNVVLEAADLDLVPGQVHGLVGENGAGKSTLMKLLAGVHVPDSGSIEVGGEVQHFHHPVQAQAAGVSTVFQEFNLLPDRTIAQNIYLGREPRRGVLVDSARMRRDTQELLDGLGVSGLSPDDQVRTLSIAEQQVVEIAKAVSHDARIISMDEPTAALADHEVGLLYAIIRRLTDRGVAILYVSHRLKEIFDLCDTITVLKDGALVDSRPASELDESTIVRLMVGRTISAFFPDKQKGTTLGEPRLELRGCGNGYVDAVDLTVHAGEIVGLAGLQGSGRTELLEGVFGVRPFTRGEVRVSGQPTRLRSPRGAVRRGLAFVTEDRKATGLALNQSIAANALSVVRAVFPRRTPAARAALPGLLGSLEVNARSQAQEVQYLSGGNQQKVVLARCLGTNPEVVLLDEPTRGIDVGAKRGIYELMRTLAAEGKAVLMVSSELPEVIGMSDRIVVMRDGRIAGELPAGSDEVTVLELATGARTEEVA, encoded by the coding sequence ATGGCAGATCGCGACGCGGCCCACGAGCCCCCGGCGAACGCCTCCGCGCTGCCCGCGCACGGGTCCGGGACCGGGAGGGGCACCGGACCCGTGCTGCGGGCCCGGGGACTGACCAAGTCCTTCCTCGGCAACGTGGTGCTGGAGGCCGCCGACCTCGACCTCGTGCCCGGCCAGGTCCACGGGCTCGTCGGCGAGAACGGCGCCGGCAAGTCCACGCTGATGAAGCTCCTCGCCGGTGTGCACGTGCCCGACAGCGGCAGCATCGAGGTCGGCGGCGAGGTGCAGCACTTCCACCACCCGGTGCAGGCCCAGGCCGCCGGCGTCTCCACGGTCTTCCAGGAGTTCAACCTCCTGCCGGACCGCACCATCGCCCAGAACATCTACCTCGGCCGCGAGCCGCGCCGCGGGGTCCTCGTCGACTCCGCCCGCATGCGCCGCGACACCCAGGAGCTGCTCGACGGGCTCGGGGTCAGCGGGCTCTCCCCCGACGACCAGGTCCGCACCCTGTCGATCGCCGAGCAGCAGGTCGTCGAGATCGCGAAGGCCGTCAGCCACGACGCGCGCATCATCTCGATGGACGAGCCCACCGCCGCCCTCGCCGACCACGAGGTCGGGCTGCTCTACGCCATCATCCGGCGGCTCACTGACCGCGGCGTCGCGATCCTCTACGTCTCCCACCGGCTCAAGGAGATCTTCGACCTCTGCGACACCATCACCGTCCTCAAGGACGGGGCGCTGGTCGACTCCCGCCCGGCGAGCGAGCTCGACGAGTCCACCATCGTCCGCCTGATGGTCGGACGCACCATCTCCGCCTTCTTCCCCGACAAGCAGAAGGGCACCACCCTTGGCGAGCCGCGGCTCGAGCTCCGCGGCTGCGGCAACGGGTACGTCGACGCCGTCGACCTCACCGTCCACGCCGGCGAGATCGTCGGGCTGGCCGGCCTCCAGGGGTCGGGTCGCACCGAGCTGCTCGAGGGCGTCTTCGGCGTCCGCCCCTTCACCCGTGGCGAGGTCCGGGTGTCCGGACAGCCGACCCGCCTGCGCAGCCCCCGCGGCGCCGTACGACGCGGGCTCGCGTTCGTCACCGAGGACCGCAAGGCCACCGGCCTGGCGCTCAACCAGAGCATCGCCGCCAACGCCCTCAGCGTCGTGCGCGCCGTCTTCCCCCGCCGCACCCCGGCCGCCCGCGCTGCCCTGCCCGGCCTGCTCGGCTCGCTCGAGGTCAACGCCCGCAGCCAGGCGCAGGAGGTGCAGTACCTCTCCGGCGGCAACCAGCAGAAGGTCGTGCTCGCCCGCTGCCTGGGCACCAACCCCGAGGTCGTGCTGCTCGACGAGCCCACCCGCGGCATCGACGTCGGCGCCAAGCGCGGCATCTACGAGCTGATGCGCACCCTCGCCGCCGAGGGCAAGGCCGTGCTCATGGTCTCCAGCGAGCTGCCCGAGGTCATCGGCATGTCCGACCGGATCGTCGTGATGCGCGACGGCCGGATCGCGGGCGAGCTGCCGGCCGGCTCCGACGAGGTCACCGTGCTCGAGCTGGCCACCGGCGCCCGGACCGAGGAGGTCGCATGA
- a CDS encoding ROK family transcriptional regulator yields MQASDLFELLRDGRPRTRAELAESTGLARSTVAARVDQLMALGLVAPSGGTSTGGRPPSLFSMNPHARVVAGVDVGATHVSLVVADLAGTVLAEAGESLEVAQGPEVVLAWVTRTVRDLLAAHDLRPGDLAAVGIGLPGPVEHSTGRPTNPPIMPGWDRYDVPARVQQDLDVPVLIDNDVNIMALGERQVAFPTTSDLVFVKVATGIGAGIISGGELQRGAQGTAGDLGHVRVARADDVPCRCGNTGCLEAVAAGPALADALRAAGVDARTSQDVVDLARAGDVTAHQVVRQAGRDLGDVLATLVNLINPSVLVIGGRLAGAGESLLAGIREVVYQRSLPLATEHLQVVASVAGDHAAVRGAVALAVAHVLSPEQIELGVRRLAEARTS; encoded by the coding sequence ATGCAGGCCAGTGACCTCTTCGAGCTGCTGCGGGATGGCCGTCCCCGCACCCGTGCCGAGCTCGCCGAGTCGACCGGCCTGGCGCGTTCGACCGTGGCCGCGCGGGTCGACCAGCTGATGGCCCTCGGGCTCGTGGCCCCGAGCGGCGGCACGTCGACCGGCGGCCGCCCGCCGTCGCTGTTCTCGATGAACCCGCACGCCCGGGTGGTGGCCGGCGTCGACGTCGGCGCGACCCACGTGTCGCTGGTGGTCGCCGACCTCGCGGGCACCGTGCTCGCCGAGGCCGGGGAGTCGCTGGAGGTGGCGCAGGGGCCGGAGGTGGTGCTCGCGTGGGTGACCCGGACGGTGCGCGACCTGCTCGCCGCCCACGACCTGCGGCCCGGCGACCTCGCCGCCGTCGGGATCGGGCTCCCGGGCCCGGTCGAGCACTCGACCGGTCGGCCCACGAACCCGCCGATCATGCCGGGCTGGGACCGCTACGACGTACCGGCGCGGGTGCAGCAGGACCTCGACGTGCCCGTCCTCATCGACAACGACGTGAACATCATGGCGCTGGGGGAGCGGCAGGTCGCCTTCCCCACCACCTCGGACCTCGTGTTCGTCAAGGTCGCGACCGGCATCGGCGCCGGGATCATCTCGGGCGGCGAGCTGCAGCGGGGAGCCCAGGGCACGGCCGGCGACCTCGGTCACGTCCGGGTGGCCCGCGCCGACGACGTGCCGTGCCGCTGCGGCAACACCGGCTGCCTCGAGGCCGTGGCCGCGGGCCCGGCACTCGCCGACGCGCTGCGGGCCGCGGGGGTCGACGCCCGCACCAGCCAGGACGTCGTGGACCTGGCCCGGGCCGGCGACGTCACCGCCCACCAGGTGGTGCGCCAGGCCGGGCGCGACCTGGGCGACGTGCTGGCCACCCTGGTGAACCTCATCAACCCCTCGGTGCTCGTCATCGGCGGACGGCTCGCCGGCGCGGGCGAGAGCCTGCTGGCCGGCATCCGCGAGGTCGTCTACCAACGGTCGCTGCCGCTCGCGACCGAGCACCTCCAGGTCGTGGCCTCGGTCGCCGGCGACCACGCCGCCGTGCGGGGAGCGGTTGCGCTGGCCGTCGCCCACGTGCTGTCCCCGGAGCAGATCGAGCTCGGCGTCCGCCGGTTGGCGGAGGCGCGCACGTCGTAG
- a CDS encoding DegV family protein → MSPVVVVTDSTAGVRAETAEALGIVVVPLQVVIGATSYADGVDPEASPESVAQALRDYLPVSTSRPSPQVLLDAYEQAAAGGATEIVSVHVSSEVSATHESALLAAKRSPVPVRVVDTGQIGAGTGWAAVAAARAAADGASGFEAADAAQRRADHTTALFSVDTLEYLRRGGRIGSAAALLGSALAVKPILEVTGGRVAPREKVRTQGRAIARLEELAVLGAAAYDVEVTVCHLANESAATGLAGRLAERLADNLGGREIEVCEVAAVLGAHVGPGVVGVVVAPLLPPHHED, encoded by the coding sequence ATGTCCCCGGTCGTCGTCGTCACCGACTCCACGGCTGGAGTGCGCGCGGAGACCGCCGAGGCGCTCGGCATCGTCGTGGTGCCGCTGCAGGTCGTCATCGGGGCCACGTCGTACGCCGACGGGGTCGACCCCGAGGCCAGCCCCGAGTCCGTCGCCCAGGCGCTGCGCGACTACCTCCCCGTCAGCACATCCCGGCCCAGCCCCCAGGTGCTGCTGGACGCCTACGAGCAGGCCGCCGCCGGGGGGGCGACCGAGATCGTCTCGGTCCACGTCTCCTCCGAGGTCAGCGCCACCCACGAGTCGGCGCTGCTGGCGGCCAAGCGGTCCCCGGTGCCGGTCCGCGTCGTCGACACCGGCCAGATCGGGGCCGGCACGGGCTGGGCCGCGGTCGCCGCCGCCCGGGCCGCGGCCGACGGCGCGTCGGGCTTCGAGGCGGCCGACGCGGCGCAGCGACGGGCGGACCACACGACGGCGCTGTTCTCGGTCGACACGTTGGAGTACCTCCGCCGCGGCGGTCGGATCGGCTCCGCCGCTGCGCTGCTCGGGTCGGCGCTCGCGGTCAAGCCCATCCTCGAGGTCACCGGCGGCCGGGTCGCACCGCGCGAGAAGGTGCGGACCCAGGGGCGAGCGATCGCCCGGCTGGAGGAGCTCGCGGTGCTCGGCGCAGCGGCGTACGACGTCGAGGTGACGGTCTGCCACCTCGCCAACGAGTCCGCGGCGACCGGCCTGGCCGGGCGCCTCGCCGAGCGGCTGGCCGACAACCTCGGCGGCCGGGAGATCGAGGTCTGCGAGGTGGCGGCCGTGCTCGGCGCCCACGTCGGCCCGGGCGTGGTCGGCGTCGTCGTGGCGCCGCTCCTGCCGCCGCACCACGAGGACTGA